Proteins encoded by one window of Salvia splendens isolate huo1 chromosome 5, SspV2, whole genome shotgun sequence:
- the LOC121803920 gene encoding protection of telomeres protein 1b-like, producing the protein MDKSDAKCTDAVSCINQRVHLIGVAVDTTLPKSAIGTDCFCSVRIIDESLPSGIHIHFFAPTMEDLPAIENVGDIVLLYHVVISARPDGVYALFNKKFSSFALFEGRGSSIKELVPYQISARYEPREKDKKVIVGLRKCSFGERIIGLYKTFFLREIKEGEHFNVVCKILHIAQVKEDEWMLFIWDGSDTHPVSVEAKYEDEMQNPLPLMLEPAPLSRDILCTFPVVGTVLRMVIDQGQEKLGIKFIKCNRWMKFINIRFEVHAALWRAVLTPTSKLCYLPDDDYSVMNRQRIYKERVSTRYGRIPFTCFYWPSSITETSHPDANLVTLMDVLTYPEVTHKFKCLVRVVALAPWRPEDFRSPSGVYRMQLTLEDPTARIHAFLFDKDGDKFFENCESVDALTKMLDVLLGVNRDPMGEYVTRDPPWIQCCLKSYYIDSNDVWGSRTVGIFDTTCIC; encoded by the exons atggATAAGAGTGATGCCAAGTGTA CTGACGCAGTATCTTGCATTAATCAGCGAGTCCATCTCATCGGTGTAGCAGTCGACACCACTCTTCCGAAATCTGCTATAGGAACTG ACTGTTTTTGCTCGGTAAGGATCATCGATGAGTCGCTGCCAAGTGGGATTCATATACATTTTTTCGCTCCAACTATGGAGGATCTCCCTGCAATTGAGAATGTTGGAGATATAGTTCTGCTTTATCATGTTGTG ATATCAGCTAGGCCTGACGGTGTTTATGCTTTGTTCAACAAGAAATTTTCATCGTTTGCATTATTCGAAGGAAGAGGCTCTAGTATTAAGGAACTTGTGCCTTATCAGATTTCAGCAAGATATGAACCTAGAGAGAAGGATAAGAAGGTCATAGTAGGGTTAAGGAAATGTTCATTTGGTGAAAGAATTATTG GCTTGTATAAGACATTTTTCCTGAGAGAGATCAAAGAAGGTGAACACTTCAACGTGGTATGCAAG ATTTTGCATATTGCTCAAGTGAAGGAGGATGAGTGGATGCTCTTTATTTGGGATGGAAGTGACACACATCCTGTTTCTGTTGAAGCTAA ATATGAAGACGAGATGCAAAATCCACTACCTTTAATGTTGGAACCTGCTCCATTATCAAGAGACATTCTATGCACCTTTCCAGTTGTTGGAACAGTCTTGAGGATGGTTATTGATCAAGGCCAGGAGAAGCTTGGCATTAAGTTTATTAAATGTAACAGATGGATGAAGTTTATCAACATAAGATTTGAAGTTCATGCTGCTTTGTGGCGTGCAGTGTTGACACCCACCTCTAAGCTCTGCTACTTGCCCGATGATGACTACAGTGTTATGAATCGTCAAAG GATTTACAAGGAGCGTGTCTCTACCCGATATGGAAGGATTCCCTTCACATGTTTTTATTGGCCCTCTTCCATAACAG aGACCAGCCATCCTGATGCGAACTTGGTAACGCTGATGGATGTCCTAACTTATCCTGAG GTTACACATAAATTTAAGTGTTTGGTCAGGGTTGTTGCATTAGCCCCATGGAGGCCAGAGGATTTCCGCTCGCCTAGTGGAGTTTACAGAATGCAGCTGACTCTGGAGGATCCGACTGCAAGAATCCATGCTTTTCTTTTTGACAAGGATGGG GACAAGTTTTTTGAGAATTGCGAGTCTGTTGATGCGCTAACAAAGATGCTGGACGTGTTGCTTGGAGTAAATAGAGATCCGATGGGTGAGTATGTTACCAGAGATCCACCATGGATACAGTGTTGCCTCAAGTCTTATTATATCGATAGTAATGATGTTTGGGGCAGTAGAACTGTTGGGATCTTTGACACTACTTGTATTTGCTGA
- the LOC121803921 gene encoding uncharacterized protein LOC121803921 → MSSSSNFEASNLLEDNEWEEKIVEQNQQLDQLIEDIAIWPTTLPSQPTTQTVRAKMRYIERKRIEVHDTIFEQYFAEDPIYPPDLFRTRYRMRKPLFEKIMNKLVDTDNFFVPKRDATGHGRRYAPATGRLSMSTIQKCIAAMRMLAYEAAADLHDEYLRMSAQLIRKSLIKFVECVISNFGDEYLRKSNKELARLLHIGKQRGFLGMLGSIDCMHWEWKNCPTSWAGQYAKRSGSPTIILEAIASQDLWIWPAFIGTPGLRNDTNVFDQSPVFDDILEGRAPKV, encoded by the exons ATGTCATCAAGTTCTAATTTTGAAGCTTCCAATCTTCTTGAAGACAATGAATGGGAAGAAAAAATTGTTGAACAAAATCAGCAACTCGATCAACTAATCGAGGATATAGCTATTTGGCCAACAACCTTGCCTTCACAACCTACAACCCAGACGGTTAGAGCTAAAATGAGATACATTGAAAGGAAACGCATAGAGGTTCATGATACTATTTTCGAGCAGTACTTTGCTGAAGATCCAATCTATCCTCCAGATTTGTTTCGAACAAGGTATCGCATGCGAAAACCTTTGTTcgaaaaaataatgaacaagCTCGTCGATACAGACAACTTTTTTGTGCCAAAGCGTGATGCTACTGGTCATGGGCGGAG ATACGCCCCTGCTACTGGTCGGCTTAGTATGTCTACAATTCAGAAATGTATAGCAGCGATGAGGATGTTGGCCTACGAGGCGGCGGCCGACTTGCACGACGAATATTTGAGAATGAGCGCACAACTCATTCGCAAATCTCTCATCAAGTTCGTTGAATGTGTAATTTCTAACTTCGGCGATGAGTACTTGCGAAAGTCCAACAAAGAATTGGCAAGACTTCTGCATATTGGAAAACAACGTGGGTTTCTAGGCATGTTGGGTAgtattgactgcatgcattgggaatggaagaattgtcccaCTTCATGGGCTGGACAATATGCCAAAAGAAGCGGGAGTCCGACAATCATCTTGGAAGCAATAGCATCTCAAGATCTGTGGATCTGGCCTGCTTTTATTGGAACTCCAGGTTTGAGAAATGATACTAATGTGTTTGATCAATCTCCTGTTTTTGATGATATTTTGGAAGGTCGAGCACCGAAGGTGTAA
- the LOC121805854 gene encoding pentatricopeptide repeat-containing protein At5g66520-like, whose translation MLERGIGFRLPTDTKFLTQHCRILNQLKIIHANLVKCPFSADIATFTSLLSDAATSSSITLFSYACVIFQNLRSRTTFQYNTVIRGFVQSNQPIKAILCYKDMMRDGLIKNNYTFTPLVKACSMVSQEFERIGLLVHANIFKLGFGSDLFIASALIEFYALNLDMGTAEELFGEIPVRDVVMWTTMVDGYGKIGDIKKARELFDKMPERNVISWSSIIAAYSRKSDFREVLCLYKTMENLSLKPNESVLVSALTACAHLGALSQGLWIHSYAKKCRYVSNPILATALVDMYSKCGCVDLALTVFEENREKDCRAWNSIISGMALHGDAKKSLKLFNDMVLSGTRPTDATFVAVLTACTHARMVQEGLSLFESMTRVYKIEPKIEHYACVVDLLARSGEIEKAEKFIEDNIHGIGEGDGNVWGALLGACRIHGKVDIGNRLWIKLADKGIADYGIHALAYNMYRESGWVHEAKNIRRQIETKQMRKKPGCSTVEVDGIVEEFVAGDVLHPRAGDICKILDLLLSGVSCPITLYEYDDSTT comes from the coding sequence ATGCTTGAAAGAGGCATTGGGTTTAGACTCCCAACAGACACAAAATTCCTCACTCAACATTGCAGAATTCTGAATCAGCTCAAAATTATCCATGCCAACCTTGTGAAATGCCCCTTCTCAGCTGACATCGCCACTTTTACCTCTCTCCTCTCAGATGCTGCCACCTCCTCTAGCATTACCTTGTTCTCATATGCTTGTGTTATATTCCAAAACCTTCGGTCCCGTACTACCTTTCAGTACAATACTGTAATTAGAGGCTTTGTGCAATCCAATCAACCCATAAAGGCCATCTTGTGCTACAAAGATATGATGAGAGATGGACTTATCAAGAATAACTACACTTTTACACCTCTAGTCAAAGCTTGTTCCATGGTTTCACAGGAGTTTGAGCGTATAGGTTTATTGGTACAtgctaatatttttaaattaggatttggtTCTGACCTATTTATTGCAAGCGCTTTGATTGAGTTCTATGCCTTAAATCTTGACATGGGGACAGCAGAAGAGTTGTTTGGTGAAATTCCAGTGAGAGATGTGGTTATGTGGACCACAATGGTCGACGGTTATGGTAAAATAGGAGACATTAAGAAAGCGAGAGAATTGTTTGATAAGATGCCAGAGAGGAATGTGATATCTTGGAGTTCAATAATTGCAGCATATTCACGGAAAAGTGATTTCAGAGAAGTGTTATGCTTGTATAAAACAATGGAAAACTTGAGTTTGAAGCCAAATGAGTCGGTTCTGGTGAGTGCACTTACTGCATGCGCTCATCTTGGTGCATTATCACAGGGTTTATGGATACACTCGTATGCCAAGAAATGCAGGTACGTCTCCAATCCTATTCTAGCTACCGCATTGGTTGACATGTACTCAAAATGCGGTTGCGTGGATCTAGCTTTAACAGTTTTTGAAGAGAATCGAGAAAAGGACTGCCGAGCCTGGAATTCTATCATATCTGGAATGGCACTACATGGGGATGCGAAGAAATCACTCAAACTATTTAATGACATGGTTCTGAGTGGGACCCGACCAACTGACGCTACATTTGTTGCTGTCCTCACTGCTTGTACTCATGCTAGGATGGTCCAAGAGGGCCTATCTCTGTTTGAGAGCATGACAAGAGTCTACAAGATTGAGCCTAAAATCGAGCATTATGCCTGTGTTGTAGACCTCTTGGCCAGATCAGGTGAGATAGAGAAAGCCGAGAAATTCATTGAAGATAACATCCATGGAATTGGGGAAGGGGATGGTAATGTATGGGGAGCTCTGCTGGGGGCATGTAGGATTCATGGGAAGGTCGATATTGGGAATAGATTGTGGATAAAGCTAGCTGATAAGGGAATTGCTGATTACGGGATCCATGCACTGGCTTATAATATGTACCGGGAATCTGGTTGGGTACATGAAGCAAAAAACATTAGGAGACAGATTGAGACGAAACAAATGAGGAAAAAACCGGGCTGCAGCACTGTAGAAGTTGACGGAATCGTGGAGGAGTTTGTTGCTGGTGATGTTTTGCATCCTCGGGCAGGCGATATTTGTAAGATTCTTGATCTTTTACTGAGTGGTGTATCATGTCCTATAACATTGTATGAGTATGATGACAGCACTACTTAG
- the LOC121805238 gene encoding galactose mutarotase-like, translating into MAEAKLFELNNGTMRVIVSNYGCTITSVFVPDKHGKLADVVLGFDTIEPYQKGDSPYFGCIVGRVANRIRDGKFTLNGVEYSLPINNGPNSLHGGNKGYDKVIWEVAEYKQGDTPSITFKYESLDGEEGYPGDVSFSATYTLTSKTTMRLDMEGVPKNKATPINLAQHTYWNLAGHESGTFLDHTIQIWADHITPVDQNTVPTGEIMPVKGTPFDFTTANKIGSRINEVGIGYDHNYVLDCGEEKAGLKHAAKLKDPASSRTLDLWTNAPGMQFYTANYVSGIVGKGGAVYGKHSAACLETQGFPNAINQPNFPTIVVQPGEKYSHSMVFEFSTE; encoded by the exons ATGGCGGAGGCCAAGCTTTTTGAACTTAACAATGGCACTATGCGTGTAATCGTCTCCAATTATGGATGCACCATCACCTCTGTCTTTGTACCAGACAAACATG GAAAATTGGCCGATGTAGTTCTTGGATTTGACACAATTGAGCCATATCAG AAAGGAGATTCTCCTTACTTTGGGTGTATTGTGGGTCGGGTGGCAAATAGGATCAGAGATGGGAAGTTTACACTCAATGGAGTCGAGTATTCATTGCCTATTAACAATGGACCCAACAGTCTCCATG GTGGGAACAAGGGATATGATAAGGTCATCTGGGAAGTGGCTGAATATAAGCAGGGTGATACACCATCAATCACCTTTAAGTATGAGAGTCTCGATGGGGAAGAAG GTTATCCAGGTGATGTTTCTTTCAGCGCGACGTACACGCTCACATCCAAGACTACAATGAGGCTCGACATGGAAGGTGTGCCGAAGAATAAGGCAACGCCAATCAACCTTGCACAACACACCTATTGGAATCTAGCCGGTCATGAATCTGGAACATTTCTAGATCACACTATTCAGATATGGGCGGATCACATCACCCCCGTAGATCAGAACACTGTTCCAACCGGTGAGATCATGCCTGTCAAAGGCACGCCATTCGACTTCACTACTGCAAACAAGATTGGCAGCCGTATCAACGAGGTTGGTATAGGCTACGACCACAACTATGTTCTCGACTGCGGGGAGGAAAAAGCAGGCTTGAAGCACGCTGCAAAATTGAAGGATCCTGCTAGCTCGAGGACTCTTGATCTGTGGACCAATGCTCCTGGTATGCAGTTTTACACTGCAAATTACGTGAGCGGCATTGTTGGTAAAGGTGGTGCTGTGTATGGAAAGCATTCGGCCGCTTGTCTGGAGACCCAGGGATTTCCAAACGCCATCAACCAGCCAAACTTCCCTACCATTGTCGTCCAACCGGGAGAGAAGTACAGTCATAGTATGGTGTTTGAATTCTCAACCGAGTAG